The sequence below is a genomic window from Fibrobacter sp. UWR4.
GGCGTTAGCGGCGTCACTCGGTCATAAAATCAAGTGAACTTGATTTTGCGACGCTCGTTTAGCACGCTATTTAGACATAAGATTAGCCTTGGATACGCACTTTGCGTATCGTGATGTTAAACTTGGGAATGGGAGCCCTCACCATGAGGGTTCCCGAGAATCTTTTTTGGGGAGAATTGTTTAGGAGATTGGTGTTACTCCACCATTACACAACGGACGGAAAGACCGTTGGTTTTATTGGTCGAAGCAACCTGAAAATCAGTGCTGCTGTTAGTAGCCCACGAGGCATTAGACCTTTTCTCAGTTCTTTCAACGGGATAATGCCAATATGTACTACTATTCATACCATCAAATGCAAAGTTCCACAAATACCCAGCACCAACCAAAGAGTATCCGGTAGAATTAAAGCCTCCAAACCTATATTCTGATCGAACACCCTTGATACCGTCCTCATTTCCATCTGCATGGACTATGGTGTACATATCGTTATAGGTCAGCAGGCGCCAGCCCTCGGGGCAAATGCCCTGGTGGTTTTCCTGAATCAAATCGGCGCAACTTTCCGTGTTGCAGCGGCTGGGCAAAGCCATCATTTCCGCCCACTGGTAAAGACCGCCATACTTATCGCAATTGGTAGTATCATCTTTATAGCAATAACGTTCAATCTTGGAATCGTCAGATTGATCATCAAGTCCTTCAATCATTTCACCAATATTCAGATTTTCCGCCATGACCGTAACAGAATTGACTTTGTAGCTGGTGTCCTTTCCTGTAATGGTGATATAGTAGTAGCTACGGCCAGTGCGTTTATCGATAAACTGTTTATATTCACCATTGTCGTATTTTGCACCTTCAAGAAAATTCTTATGATCAAAGGGCACATATTCACTGCTGCTGGAAATCTTCACAGAACTGGAGGAAGACTTAGCACTGGAACTAGAAGCAACAGAAGAACTGCTCTTTGCTGTGCTAGAAGAGGACTTTGCGCTAGAGCTAGAGGCAACAGAGGAGCTG
It includes:
- a CDS encoding FISUMP domain-containing protein; the protein is MNIFKNLAVMSIAAIMLIACGGDNGSSAKDEDSSSSVADEEKSSSSTKNSSSSDKESSSSAKESSSSSVAKYVCDIYTLADALSCKCDENREGKLSYNYDSNVELVCIHDAELNKWGWIVKKDESSSSSEAKSSSSSAKSSSSSSVILSSSSEGSSSSAKSSSSVASSSSAKSSSSTAKSSSSVASSSSAKSSSSSVKISSSSEYVPFDHKNFLEGAKYDNGEYKQFIDKRTGRSYYYITITGKDTSYKVNSVTVMAENLNIGEMIEGLDDQSDDSKIERYCYKDDTTNCDKYGGLYQWAEMMALPSRCNTESCADLIQENHQGICPEGWRLLTYNDMYTIVHADGNEDGIKGVRSEYRFGGFNSTGYSLVGAGYLWNFAFDGMNSSTYWHYPVERTEKRSNASWATNSSTDFQVASTNKTNGLSVRCVMVE